The following nucleotide sequence is from Pelecanus crispus isolate bPelCri1 chromosome 31, bPelCri1.pri, whole genome shotgun sequence.
ccgatgggaagctCTACAGGGCTCACGTTGGGAGTCTCTGTGGCGCAATTGGCTAGCGCGTTCGGCTGTTAACCGAAAGGCTGGTGGTTCGAGCCCACCCAGGGACGGGTTCCCCCTTCctggcccagggcaggggggttggaactagctgacctttaaggtcccttccagcccagaCCGCTCTATGGCTCTATAAAAAGAGGAAGCTATTCAGTCCCctcagcaaaggcagaggaaggagggcaATCTGGTAGGAATTCCttattctgctttgcttgcacaggAGGGTTCTCTTGAGAAGAAGAGAGGTGATGTGGGCACTTTCAATGACAAACAGAACAGGTTTTCCTCAGACAAGGCTGCCCTACCTTGTCCATATCTTTTTCTCCTCGGACAGCACAGGAGTCCCAGAAGGAGCAgatgtccaacagcagctccatcatCGAGTTCCTCctcagcagctccatcactgagttcctcctcctggcatttgcagacacgcgggagctgcagctcctgcacttctggctcttcctgggcatctacctggctgccctcctgggcAACGGCCTCATCATCACTGCCATAGCCTGCGACCAccgcctccacacccccatgtacttcttcctcctcaacctctcCCTCCTCGACCTGGGCTCTGTCTCCACCACTCTCCCCAAATCCGTGGCCAATTCCCTCTGGGACACCAGGATTATTTCCTACTATGGATGTGCTGCCCAGGTCTCTATGTTTGTCTTGTTTGTCACAGGAGAGTTTTATCTTCTCACCATCACGGCCTACGACCGCTACCTTGCCATCTGCAGGCCCCTGCACTATGGGACCctcctgggcagcagagcctgtgtcaaaatggcagcagctgcctggggcagtggggtcctccatggccTGCTGCACACTGCCAATACATTTTCACTACCACTCTGCCAAGGCAGTACCATAGACCAGTTCTTCTGTGAACTTCCTCAGCTCCTCAAGCTCACCTGTTCCGATGACTACCTCAGGGAAGTTGGGCTTCTTGTGTTCAGTCTAGCTTTAGcatttgttggttttattttcattgttctgtgctatgtgcagatcttcagggctgtgctgaggaTCCCCTCTGAACAGGGATGGCACAAAGCCTTTGCCACAtgcctccctcacctggctGGGGCCTCCCTGTTTGTCAGCACTGGCATGTTTGCCTACCTGAAGCCCTCCTCCATCTCTTCGCCGTCCCTGAACCTGGTGGTCGCAGTTCTGTACTCGGTGGTGCCTCCAGCATTCAACCACCTCATCTGcagcatgaggaaccaggagctcCGGGACGGCTTGAGGGAAGTCGTTCAATGGGTTCACCTTCAGCAGCAGTAAGCTGCCCATCTCTCCTCACAGGTTATTCCTAATTTTCCCAGGACAGGCtggtgttttatttgcttttgcatcCGTGACGATCATGCTCatacagaaatgtttgaatTCACTCCATAACTCCACAGGTATGATCCTGCTGCGCCTACTAACCTAGAGGCCTTTGGTAAATGTGTCATCACAGTGTCAGGCTTGTCTTCCCGAGCAGCATCTCTGCCATAAAAGGTTGTCTCCCCAGCGCAATGCCCGAAGGTTGGGCTCTTCttcctgctgaagtcagcaaTAGGTTCCAAGAACTGCATTCTCCATGGGCTTCTGAAGTGCTTGCTTCTCCATGGCCTCACGGGAAGGGTGACAGGAAGATGTGTTGGGGAATGAGGGCTGGACTCAGCTCTCACTTGTGGGTGCCCAGTGCCACTGAGGATGGTGAAGAGGCTCTGAATTGCCTGCCCAGGGCTCTTCCACATGCAGCAGAGCTGAATGATAGCTGCCTGGCTTTCTGGAAGGGAATCTGgagcccccaggagagcagagcaccATGTTCCTGAGGCGGGCCTGGCAGAACAAGAGACTATCCAAGATGATGTTACCCAAAGGGAAAGCACTATATTTAAGTATCCACAAGGAAACAAGGTCTCTGCCAAGACCAGGAaaggcagagctctgcactTTTATGGTTGCTGTATGCCATACCAATGGtgttacagtaagaatcacccagattaatgcagaatgaactttgatgaaaccgagcaaagtgcagcgGTGATGGAACCACAACTGGCTTCGGCAcgcaacaatccaacaccacacaccacctctcccaCCCTGAAAGATTGctatgacagatggagcccaaagtcaaGGACTGAATGAACTCAACGGACATTTTACAGGGATGGCCCgcagactaagggaatgatatctgtgtgtatatatcaaaagacaggaaaagtggtggtgtaTTgtattggaatgtattggaaagcgcaggacctgggcatgacgtagatggtatagaataaggggtggatacggtagtggctttggctgggatagagtggattttcttcctagtagctggcaaagtgctgtgttttggatttcgtatgagaataatgttgataacacgctgatgttttgcTGTTGCTAGGTATGGCTTATACTAagtgaaggacttttcagcttcccatgctctgccaggtgcacaagaagctgggcgGGAGCCTAGTCAgggcagctgacccaaactggccaaagggctattccataccatatgatgtcatgctcagtatacaaactggggggagctggcctgGGCGCATCAGTCggtgctcggggacgggctgggcatcggtcagtgtgtggtgagcaattgcattgtgcatcacttgttttgtatattcttttatcattattattattattattattattattattattactactactactactactactattattttctcttcctctgctgtcctattaaactgtctctatctcaacccatgggttttacttttttttctgattctttccccaccccaacggtgggtgggggggggtggggggagggtgagcgagcagctgtgtggttcttagttgccaactggggttaaacctgATGAGGGAAGATGATGATAAAGTCCATAGTGTGGATGGACCAAAGGCTGTTCATCCCCCAAAGACTTTCTCTGCAGCACCCTGTCTGTCCTGGAGTTTGTCTTGCAAGCCGCACAGCTGTGCGGAGTTTCTGTAGAGTCACCAAACACCTCTCTGGACAAGGTGTCATTGCCCAGCCTTGTTTCTCTGGCCTTGCAGTCTGCTGGGCAGTCTGTGGGCACCTCGGTTCCTTGTTACGTCAGCCTCTGTCAAACACGCCAGCATATGAAGCAGAGTTGGGGCCCTGGGGCCCTGTTACCATGTTTACCTGTAACGACCCTGTGCTCAGCCCTGGTGCCACAGCTGAGATGCTGTAGCCCCAGTGTGCtcaggcaggaggagctggagcacagacaggaggagctggagcctcACAGCGCTGTGATGTTTTTGGATGAAATTAGATGTGGTGGGACAACTTGCTCATTTGGGGTACTTCAATGGAGGGATAGAGGCTCTTCAGAAGAGAGTGGCAGCGAAGGTGAGGACGGGGGATACCCCCAGTGTGAATGGGCAGCTCAGATGGATGGAGCTCTTCTAGGACGGTTAGCTTCTCTCATTGAGGATTAGAGGAGCCAGTAAGGGTTGGCAGTTATGAACCTCTGAATGAGAGTGAGGAAGCAGGAAAAGTCTTCTGTCAGCAACCCAAGGAAGTCTGCAGGTCAATGAGCCAGTTCCTGTGGGGGATGGTAATTGCCCTGGCACTCACAGACCAGGCAAAACAAGGTGCAAACAGTCTGGAGGATCTTGGGACCACTTCTTAAGACAGCTGCCCATCGTGCCAACAAGGGCCCTGGATGCTCACCTGGATCCAGTACTGGCAAACAAGGAAGAGCTGGTCAGGAATGTGATAATCAGTGTCATCCTTGGCTGTAGCAACAATGGTGGGGTCCCAGAATGACAGCGGGGTGAAGACAGCAAGTATCAGAGCCTTGGGGCTCCAGAGAAGAATTTGACTTACTCAGGGGACAGATACAGGTAGGGTCTCCCAGGCCTTTGTGCCTtcaggcagggctctggagAAGAACGACCGGCAGTGGATGGGGATGAAGTCAGGTGAAAGGAGtaacattaaagaaattaagtttaataacattaaagaaattaatttatcatCATCAAGAAggtgaagaaattattttaaagcatgttaCCATTACTGGATCTAGTGAGAGTAGAAATGAGGCAAATTACttggtgggttgaccccagccGGCAGTTAagtgcccacccagctgctggcTCACCACCATCCCCCACCGCGAGCGGCATGGGGGAGAGCATCGGAAGGGCAGAAAATCTCATGGGTCAAGACAAAGACAGTTCACTAagtgaagcaaagcaaagcaaagctgcgtgtgcaagcaaagcagaataaGGAATTCCTACCAGATtgccctccttcctctgcctttgctgagGGGACTGAATAGCTTCCTCTTTTTATAGAGCCATAGAGCGGtctgggctggaagggaccttaaaggtcagctagttccaacccccctgccctgggccagGAAGGGGGAACCCGTCCCTGGGTGGGCTCGAACCACCAGCCTTTCGGTTAACAGCCGAACGCGCTAGCCAATTGCGCCACAGAGACTCCCAACGTGAGCCCTGTAGagcttcccatcggcaggcagatGTTTGGCCATTTCTGGGGAAGCAGAGCTTTGCCACGTGTCATGGTGTGACTTGGGAAGAGAAACACCATAACCTTGAATGTCCACCCTTCATCCTTCTTTCCCTAAGCACCAGACCTCCCCTCCCACGGCATTTCTCGTAGCGGTCTCGTCTCATTCCCTGCCCACTGCAGACCATCCATCTGCAATACAAAGGTGGCCACCAAATCAACTCCTCCGGCAGCCTTGCACAAGCGCTTAGACCTCAAAGGTGTCTCAGAGGTGCCTCGGGGAGCTCCTCCCCTCACCAAGATGCGCTTCCTCAACTCATGTTTTTAGGATGATTTCagcaataaataacaataaaccAGGATCTCTTCCTTTACcggttttctttatttttctacttactGAACAAGTGACACCAGGCTTCCCCAATTCCTGTTGATCCGGAGTGTCTCCTGATGAAGTCTGAATAGGTAGGAAAAGTAAGGTCCTTTCCGTACGACAGCCATGTGGGCAAACTCTGTCCCCCGCCACCTCCCACGCACCCTGCCATTTCTATCATCAGCCACCTGGGACTTGCATCATGCTTTCTCAGATCTAAGCTTTACACACTaaattctgcagctgaaggTGCATTTGTACCAGTTCCTACCTCCTTTGTTTGGTGAACCATCTGTGCACGGTCACATAAGGATAGTTCCTACCtgccaagggggaaaaaaagaaaaaaaaaaaaaaaaaaaaaaaaaaaagaagaaagaagaaagggatagtttaataaaatatagaCCACATTCCTCAGCTGTATCTGAAGTCCAGGTTGCTTCCACTGAAGTCCACCTTCCACAGTGGGGAACCTTAGTGGAAAACCTTCAGTGGGATACATAGGAGAGGACAGGTAGGAACATAATTAAGGATTTGGTGAAAGGGACCATCAGGCAGACTGCAGAAAGTTGAGAAGGGGTCAGTTTAAGGAGTACATGTGGAAAGATGTGAAAGAGTAGTGGGAGTCAATGCAGAGGAAGATCAGTATTTCTTCTCACGAACATAGCATATTGGCTGGAATTTTGGCATCAtggaatgagtggcagaagcaccccattgtgactggcccagatgctccgtccatccttggcatagattacctcaggagagggtatttcaaggacccaaaaggataccggtgggcttttggtatagctgccttggagacggaggaaactaaacagctgtccaccttgccccgtctctcagaggacccttctattgtggggttgctgagggtcgaagaacaactggtgccaatcgctaccacaactgtgcaccggcggcaatatcgcaccaaccgagactccctgattcccatccgtaacctgattcgtcgactggagagccagggagtgatcagcaagactcgctcaccctttaacagtcccacatggccagtgcgaaagtctaatggggagtggagactagcagtggactatcgtggcctgaacgaagttacaccgccgctgagtgctgccgtgccagacatgctagaacttcaatacgaactggagtcaaaggcagccaagtggtgtgccacCATTGACGTCGCTaaggcatttttctccatccctttggcagcagagtgcaggcccgagcttgcttttacctggaggggtgttcagtacacctggaaccgactgccccaggggtggaagcacagccccaccgtttgccatggactgatccagacagcactggaacagagtgaagctccagaacatctgcagtgcATTGATGtcatcattgtgtggggcaatacagcagaagaaggttttgagaagggaaagaaaatagtccaaatccttctgaaggccggttttgccatcaaacagagtaaggtcaagggacctgcacaggagatccagtttttaggaataaaatggcaagatggacgtcgtcagatcccaatggagGTGATCAACAAAacaacagctatgtccccaccaactagcaaaaaggaaacacaagctctCTTAGGCgctgtgggtttttggagaatgcatattccaaattacagccagatcgtaagccctctctatcaagtgacccggaagaagaacgatttccaatggggccctgagcaacaacaagccttcgaacaaattaaacgggaggtagttcatgcagtagcccttgggccagcccgggcagggcaggatattaaaaatgtgctctacaccgcagccggggagaatggccctacctggagcctctggcagaaagcaccaggggagactcgaggccgaccccgagggttttggagtcgggcatacagaggatccaaagcccgctatactccaactgagaaagagatattggcagcgtatgaaggggtttgagctgcttgggaagtggttggtactgaagcacagctcctgctggcaccctgactgctggtgctgggctggatgttcaaaggcaGGGTGCCCTCTAcgcatcatgcaactgatgctacgtggagtaagtgggtggcactaatcacacaacaggctcgaataggaaaccccagtcccccaggaatcttggaagtgatcatggactgggcagaaggaaaaaaacttagAATATCActagaggaggaggtgacacgtgctgaagaggccccactgtataataaattgccagaaaatgagaagcaatatgccctgttcactgatgggtcctgtcgtcttgtgggaaagcatcggaggtggaaagctgctgtatggagtcctacacgagaagttgcagaaactgctgaaggggaaggggagtcgagtcagtttgcagaggtgaaagccatccagctggctttagatattgctgaacgagaaaagtggctggtcctttatctctgtactgactcatggatggtggcaaatgccctgtgggggtggctgcagcaatggaagcagagcaactggcactggcagcgcagaggcaaacccatctgggctgccgcattgtggcaagatattgctgcccgggtagagaacctggttgtaaaagtacgtcacgtagatgctcatgtacccaagagtcgggccactgaagaacatcaaaacaaccagcaggtgggtCAGTCTGCTAAgactgaagtggctcaggtggatctggactggcaacataagggtgaattatttatagctgggTGGGCCCAcgacgcctcaggccatcaaggaagggatgcaacatatggatgggctcatgatcgaggggtggacttaactatggacagtattgcacaggttattcatgaatgtgaaacgtgcgctgcaatcaagcaagccaagcggttcaagcccctcgggtatagtgaacgatggctaaaatataaatatggggaggcctggcagattgattctatcacactcccacaaacccgccaaggcaagcgctatgtgctcaccatggtggaagcaaccaccggatggctggaaacatatcccgtgccccgtgccaccgcccggaacaccatcctgggccttgaaaagcaagtcctgtggcgacacggcaccccagaaagaatcgagtcagacaacgggactcatttccgaaacaacctcctagacacctgggccaaagagcacggcactgagtgggtgtatcacatcccctgtcatgcaccagcctccgggaaaatcgagcgatacaatgggctgttaaagactaccctgagagcaatgggtggtgggacattcaaacattgggatacgcatttagcgaaagccacctggttagtcaacaccaggggatctgccaatcgagctggccctgcccaatcaaaacttctacgtactgtagaaggagataaagtccctgtagtgcacatgaaaaatatgttggggaagacagtctgggttgcttccccctctggcaaaggcaaacccattcgtcggattgcttttgctcaaggacctgggtgcacttggtgggtgatgcgggaggatggggaagtccaatgtgtacctcaaggggagtTGATTtggggtgaaaatagccaatgaactgaattgtatgatattaattgctttataagactgtatgttatctcttattGTATGTtctctcttaactgtatgttaatataataatatagtataatgttaatataataatatagtaggttaatgttaggtatataatactgtatgttatggttgctatatgccacatcaatggtattacagtaagaattgcccagcttaatgaaaatgaactttgatgaaaccgtgttggaatgagaactggcttcagcatgcaacaatccaacaccgcacaccacctctcctgctctgaaagactgtgatgacagatggaacccaaagtcatgggctaaatgaactcaatggacattttagagggatggcccatagacgaagggaatgatatctctgtgtgtatatatcaagatagggaaagcagtggtgattaattagaacagattggaaaggggagggccggtgcatgacgtagatggtatagaataaggggtggatactgtcctggtgtcggctgggatagagttaattttcttcctagtagcaggcacagtgctgtgttttggatttaggaggagaagaatgttgataacaccctgatgtttttagttgttgctgagtactgcttatgctagtcaaggactttttcagcttcccatgctctgccaggcgcacaagaaactgggagggggcacagccagaatagttgatccaaactgaccaaagggctattccataccatgtgacgtcatgctcagtgtataaactgggggggggggttggccggggagcagcgatcgttgctcggggactgtctgggtatcggtcggcgggtggtgagcaattgcattgtgcatcacttgctttgtatatgattattattattatcattattttattgttgttattattatcattacaattttactttatttcaattattaagctgttcttatctcaacccaggagtgtttctcactcttactcctccaattccttcccccatcccatcggggtagggggagtgagcgagcggccgcgtggtgcttagtcgctggctggggctaaaccacgacagtccttaCGGTCATTCTGTGAgtctatggttctgtgattctgtgaaaagatGTTATAATGTCTCAGGTCTATATGATGAGTCCCTCAGGATGAGCAAGTCCACCTAGACGCAACTTCCAGGTGGATGGGTGATGCCATTAACGGTAAAACTTAAGCACCAACGGAGACCAATGAGGAAAGCCAATGTTCTGGATTAAGAACTTCCTGGgaagagcaaaaaggaaagattgGGTCCCTGGGTGAAAACCACCCCATGCTCTCGGGGTTAGTATCTAGtatccttcccttcccttcccttttccttttctccctacCCTAGTTCCACCAGCTGCTCAAAGTAGCTGAAGGGAAGTCTCTGCAAATCCACAGAGAACACATTTCCTTAGCTACTATATGCATTTTATAGTGCATTTTAACAATCTTAAAGCACAACCAAGGTATCAGTTAAAAGTGCCAAGAGACCAGGGAGAATGACAAAAATAGACCTTTATGTTCCTACCTGTCCTCTCCTATGTATCCCACTGAAGGTTTTCCACTAAGGTTCCCCACTGTGGAAGGTGGACTTCAGTGGAAGCAACCTGGACTTCAGATACAGCTGAGGAATGTGGtctatattttattaaactatccctttcttctttcttcttttttttttttttttttttttttttctttttttcccccttggcaGGTAGGAACTATCCTTATGTGACCGTGCACAGATGGTTCACCAAACAAAGGAGGTAGGAACTGGTACAAATGCAccttcagctgcagaatttAGTGTGTAAAGCTTAGATCTGAGAAAGCATGATGCAAGTCCCAGGTGGCTGATGATAGAAATGGCAGGGTGCGTGGGAGGTGGCGGGGGACAGAGTTTGCCCACATGGCTGTCGTACGGAAAGGACCTTACTTTTCCTACCTATTCAGACTTCATCAGGAGACACTCCGGATCAACAGGAATTGGGGAAGCCTGGTGTCACTTGTTCagtaagtagaaaaataaagaaaaccgGTAAAGGAAGAGATCCTggtttattgttatttattgctGAAATCATCCTAAAAACATGAGTTGAGGAAGCGCATCTTGGTGAGGGGAGG
It contains:
- the LOC142596350 gene encoding olfactory receptor 14J1-like, producing the protein MVGSQNDSGVKTATQESQKEQMSNSSSIIEFLLSSSITEFLLLAFADTRELQLLHFWLFLGIYLAALLGNGLIITAIACDHRLHTPMYFFLLNLSLLDLGSVSTTLPKSVANSLWDTRIISYYGCAAQVSMFVLFVTGEFYLLTITAYDRYLAICRPLHYGTLLGSRACVKMAAAAWGSGVLHGLLHTANTFSLPLCQGSTIDQFFCELPQLLKLTCSDDYLREVGLLVFSLALAFVGFIFIVLCYVQIFRAVLRIPSEQGWHKAFATCLPHLAGASLFVSTGMFAYLKPSSISSPSLNLVVAVLYSVVPPAFNHLICSMRNQELRDGLREVVQWVHLQQQ